In Oncorhynchus gorbuscha isolate QuinsamMale2020 ecotype Even-year linkage group LG02, OgorEven_v1.0, whole genome shotgun sequence, a single genomic region encodes these proteins:
- the LOC124000454 gene encoding metallothionein A has translation MDPCECSKTGTCNCGGSCKCSNCACTSCKKASCCDCCPSGCSKCASGCVCKGKTCDTSCCQ, from the exons ATGGATCCTTGTGAATGCTCCAAAA CTGGAACTTGCAACTGCGGTGGATCCTGCAAGTGCTCCAACTGCGCATGCACCAGTTGTAAGAAAGCAA GTTGCTGCGACTGCTGTCCCTCCGGCTGCAGCAAGTGTGCCTCAGGCTGCGTGTGCAAGGGCAAGACTTGTGATACCAGCTGTTGTCAGTGA